Proteins co-encoded in one Bacteroidales bacterium genomic window:
- a CDS encoding NUDIX hydrolase produces MQAKYCYRFPHPSVTSDCVVFAFDGKELFVLLIERGNEPYKGYWAFPGGFMEIDEPAENTAVRELKEETGLSISKIQQLQAFSAVHRDPRERVVSIIFYSLMKFKDRNVSGCDDATKAQWFKINNLPKLAFDHDKAFIMIKHRLKTKLQFEPEDTEYHEDPFSSEEINKIISIL; encoded by the coding sequence ATGCAAGCCAAATATTGTTATCGGTTTCCGCACCCTTCGGTTACATCTGATTGTGTTGTGTTTGCGTTCGACGGAAAGGAATTATTTGTATTGCTGATTGAACGCGGTAATGAGCCTTATAAAGGTTATTGGGCTTTTCCGGGCGGATTTATGGAGATTGATGAACCTGCTGAAAATACTGCAGTCCGTGAGCTAAAGGAAGAAACAGGGCTTTCCATTTCGAAAATCCAGCAACTGCAAGCTTTCTCTGCCGTGCATAGAGATCCGAGGGAAAGGGTAGTGTCTATAATTTTCTATTCTTTAATGAAATTCAAAGATCGGAATGTAAGTGGCTGTGATGATGCTACAAAAGCTCAATGGTTTAAAATCAATAATTTACCCAAACTTGCTTTTGATCATGATAAAGCATTTATAATGATCAAACACAGATTAAAAACAAAGTTGCAATTTGAACCTGAGGATACGGAATATCATGAAGATCCTTTCTCCTCCGAAGAAATTAACAAGATAATATCAATTTTATAA